A stretch of DNA from Flexistipes sp.:
GTTTGAGATATATTTTTCCCATCTGTTTCAGGACATAAATTTTTCGCTCTCCGGAAAGTTTGTCCACAATTTGAGAATAATATTTTAATGCTTCCTCATAACGATTTGATTCCATATAAAGTTCTGCTAATTTCAATTCAGGAAGTATTAAGCCGGGGTGCTTTTCCTGAGCTATTTTCAGATATTTCATAGCTTTTTGGTTTTGATTTTCTCTCAGATATATATCAGCAAGCAGAAGAGCGGCCTCAAGATTCTTTTCCATATTGACAGCTTTTATAAAATCCTCTTCAGCCCTTTTAGTCAGATCGAGATACATATACAACTTTCCCCGCTGCAGGAAATAGGAAACGTCTTCATTTTTTTTGATAAGCTTGTCGTAAACCCCGATAGCGGATGAAAAATCATTCATATTTTTATAAATATCCGCCTGAAGCTCAAAATATTTGTTACTTTTCTCTATTGACACCGCTTTTTCGATATATTTTCCGGCACTTTGGAATTCCTGCAGATTTTCATAGTAAACTTTTGCAAGCTGGTAATATAATTCTGCCGGATTACCAATACTGCCACTATCTATACCATTCTTTAAAATTTCCACAGCTTTTTTATATTCCTGCTGATGTATATAAACTTTTGCTGCCTTGGTGTAAAGATAAGCATCCCCTGTTTTTTCCGCCAGCTCCTCATAGATATCAACCGCCCTTTCGAATTCTCCTGAATTCAAAAGCATCTCAGCTTTAAGAAATTTATAGTCGTAAGTATTTTCAGCATAGGTGTTCAGAGAAACATGTGCAGGAGCGCACCCGAAAGTAAGGATGCTTAGTAATACAATAAATCTTCCGGCAACTTTTCTGAATACAGAAAACACATTCAACATATCTTTTTTATTCTCTCATATATCTGTCTATAAAATCGGTTGTGACATCACCTTTTATAAAAGCGTGGTTGACAAGTATCCGCTTATGCAGAGAAACAGTTGTTTTGATTCCTTCAACAATAAATTCGTCCAAACTTCTTTTTGTCCTGTTAACAGCTTCCTCGCGGTTTTTACCGAAAACAATCATTTTTGCTATCATGGAATCATAGTAGGGTAAAACGATATAATCCTGATAGGTTGCCGAATCAACCCTCACACCAAAACCGCCGGGGGCATAATAGGCTTCGATTTTGCCCGGAGAAGGTGCAAACGTATCCGGATCCTCTGCATTAATCCTGCACTCAATGGCATGACCGATAATTTTAATGTCCTTCTGAGAGATATCGAAAGGCTCACCGGCTGCTATTTTCAGCTGCAGCTGAACAAGATCCACACCCGTTATCATCTCAGTAACAGGGTGCTCCACCTGAATCCTCGTATTCATCTCCATAAAATAAAAATTACCGTATTTATCAACCAAATATTCTATTGTTCCGGCATTTTTATAACCCAGTCCTTTAACAGCATCTACAGAAACCTTCC
This window harbors:
- a CDS encoding tetratricopeptide repeat protein, with the protein product MLNVFSVFRKVAGRFIVLLSILTFGCAPAHVSLNTYAENTYDYKFLKAEMLLNSGEFERAVDIYEELAEKTGDAYLYTKAAKVYIHQQEYKKAVEILKNGIDSGSIGNPAELYYQLAKVYYENLQEFQSAGKYIEKAVSIEKSNKYFELQADIYKNMNDFSSAIGVYDKLIKKNEDVSYFLQRGKLYMYLDLTKRAEEDFIKAVNMEKNLEAALLLADIYLRENQNQKAMKYLKIAQEKHPGLILPELKLAELYMESNRYEEALKYYSQIVDKLSGERKIYVLKQMGKIYLKQNKYKKVIEVLEQAYNLDSDDTQSAFYIAVAYEALKEYDKAEKYYKETLRIRSDYTQAKKRLAFVYLSQGAYDKALDVLADVSEVYKDVDFYRIKSAVYERKGNLKKAVDILNKGLKSNPDSETLLMNKAFVTEKKGDLNETIDIIKKVLKINNNNDSALNFLAYLYAENDMKLTKALELVNRALEIDGNNPAYLDTKAWILYKQKRYELAKEYQKKALNLAPEEKELREHMRSILDAMGINKGVDEYIKGD